A region of the Sandaracinaceae bacterium genome:
GTGCTCACCCGCGACCTCGGCCCCAGATGACGCGGGCCACCGTCCCCATCAAGCCGAGCACCAGGATGGACCCCATGAGCCACGCGCTGGGCTGAACGGGCCCGGCCGAGAAGTCGGTGAGGCCGAAGCCGCGCGTGAACTGCGCGTGGGTGCCCACCACCGAGAGCCGATCGCGCAGCGTGAGCGCGACAGCGGCCGACGCGACCATGGCCACCGCGAGGAGCGCACCGCTGATGGCGTCCCGCTGCGCCCGGGCCAGCGCTGCGGCGCACGCGAAGCCGAGCAGCCCGACGCCCACCAATAAGATGAAGCCGATCAGGGCGAGCGCGGACGGGATGCGCTGGACATCCACCATGTAGACCAGGAACCAGTCTCCGTGGAGCACGTAGAAGTAGATGCCCACGGGCACGACCAGCAGGCTGGCGTAGAGCAACAACGCGGTCGCGCTCGACGTGAGCAACACCGGCCGCGGGGACACACGGATCTCGGAGCGCCCCGCCAGCGCGATGGCGATGCCCGCCGCGAACACGAAGCAGAGGAGCGAAGGGAGTGGCACGCCCCGAGCTAACGCGATGCGGGGCGTTCCCGCAAGTGCCGAGTGGTCGCGGCGCCGGAGCCGGACGAAAGCCCCGGGCCCGGCGGCGGGAGAGCGGCTTGCGGTCGGCTCCCCCGCTTCCCATGATTCGGGGGAATGCTGCCTCTTCGCTCGCACGCCCTACGCCTCGCTGGGGCGCCTTCCCCTCTTCGCCCCGTGGGACGCTCGCTGGTCGCGCTCGGCGCACTGATGGTGACGTGGCTGGTGGCGGGCGACGCAAACGCCTCGTTCTTGGACGACGTGTCCGAGAGCTACCGCGCGGCGCTCGCCGAAGGGCGCTACGGGCCAGCGCTGGGCATGACCTACCTGGCCGGCCTGCTGACCGCGCTCACGCCCTGCGTGTACCCGATGATCGCCATCACGGTGAGCATCTTCGGCGCCCGGCAGAGCGACTCGCGCTGGCGCGCCGCAGGCCTCTCCAGTGCTTATGTGCTCGGCATCGCGGCGCTGTTGACGCCCCTCGGGGTGCTCTCGGCCCTGGCGGGCTCGCTGTTCGGCGCGTGGACCGGGAACCCGTGGGTGATGGTGCCCATGTCGCTGCTCTTCCTGGTCATGGGCGCCAGCATGTTCGGCGCGTTCGACCTGGCGCTGCCCACCAGTGTCCAGACGCGCCTGTCGCAGTCCGGCGGCGTGGGCTTCAAGGGGGCCTTCGTCATGGGCTTGGTCAGCGGCCTGATCGCGGCCCCGTGCGCGGGCCCCGTCATCAGCGCGCTCTTGGCCTACGTGAGCACCACGCGCGACGCCACCTTCGGCGCGCTGAGCATGTTCACGTACTCCATCGGGCTCGGCACGCTGTTCTTCGCGGTGGGCACGTTCGCGCTGTCGCTGCCCAAGACGGGCCGCTGGGTGGACGCGGTCAAGAGCGTGTTCGGGCTGGTGATGGTCATCATGGCCATCTACTTCGTGCGCGACATCCTGCGCCTGCCGGCGCCCGTGACGCGCGACGTCCGCTGGCTGTACGCGGGGGCCGCCATGATCCCGGTCGGCGCGCTGCTGGGGGCCATCCACCTGTCCTTCAAAGAGGGCGCCTGGCACCAGCGGGCGCGCAAGGGCGTGGGGGTGCTGCTGATCACGCTCGGCGCGCTGGCCCTGATCCGGCACCAGGAGGCGCTGCCGGAGGGCGCGCAGATCACGTGGGAGACCGACTACACGGCCGCGCGGACGCAGGCGCAGCAGAGCGGGCTGCCGCTGCTGGTGGACTTCGGGGCGGACTGGTGCTCCGCGTGCCGCGAGCTCGACCACATGGCCCTCAGCGACGCGCGCGTGGTGTCCGAGGCGCGGCGCTTCGTGGCGGTGCGCATCGACCTCTCGGACGCCAGCGACGACGTGGCCCAGGGCCACCTGCGCAGCTACGGCCAGTCCGGCCTGCCCTTCGTGGTGATGCACCACGCGGACGGCTCCGAGGGCCCGCGCGTCACCGCGCCGATGCAGGCCGAGCCGTTCCTGGACTTGATGCGCGCCGTGCGTTGACGGTGGCGGTTCCGCCGGTGAGCAGGCATCCTCCGGCGGCGCCATGATCGACCCTCGCAAGACCTACGTCATCGCCAACCCCGCCGGACGCGGCGGCTGGGTGGGCCTCAATTGGCATCGCTTGAGCGACGAGATCCGCGCCGTGCTGGGCGCAGACGTGCAGTTCCTGCAGACGCAGAGCATCGGTGACGGCGTGCGCTGTGCGCGTGAGGCCGTGGAGGCCGGCGCCACCACGCTCGTCTCGTTCGGCGGCGACGGCACCCACAGCGAAGTGGCCGACGGCATCATGCGCGCGAGCGCGGGCCAGAAGGTCTCGCTGGGCATCCTGCACGCCGGCACGGGCGGAGACTTCCGGCGCATGCTGCACGCGTCGGACGACCTCGGCGCGGCGTGTCGCGTCATCGCCGAGAGCGAGCCCGTGAGCGTGGACTGCGGCTGGGTGGAGTACGTGACGGAGAGCGGCGAGTCGCGCGGCAGGCACTTCCTCAACATCGCGACCACCGGCATTGGTGGGCTGGTGGACCGCTTCGTGAACGAGTCCAAACACCGCTTGAGGGGCGGCGCGGCCTACGCCCTGGCCACCCTGCGCGCCAACATGGTCTACAAGCCGGCCGAGGTCACCATCGAGGTGGACTCGGAGAACGTGGGCACCTACCGGGTCTCGGCGGTGGGCGTGTGCAACGGGCGCTGGTGCGGCGGCGGCATGATGCTGGCGCCCAACGCGCGCCTGCAAGACGGCCTGCTGGACGTGGTGGTGCTGGAAGCGGCCAGCACGCTGCGCTCGCTGCCGGTGTTGCAGGGGGTCTACAAGGGGACGCACACGCGCTCGCGGCTGGTGCACGTGTTCCAGGGGCAGCGCGTGCGCGTCACTCCGCACAAGAACACCGCGTACATGGACATCGACGGTGAGGCCCCCGGCATCGCCCCCGCGTCGTTCCAGGTGCGCCAGAAGGCGCTACGCGTCCACGGCGTGCGGCCGGAGTTCGTCTGAGTGCTGCGCCGGCTGCGCGGGTCTCTCACCAGACGCGTGGCGCTCGCCATGCCACTCTTGCTGCTGGGCTGCCTGCACGGCAACAACGCCCCGAGCGGTGAGGTGGAGGTGCGCGTCACGCGCGACACCGAGGGCTTCGTGGTCAGCTGGCCCGCAGGGCGCGCCGTCGAGGTCCAAGTGGGCCGCTGCGCCGCCGTGTGCGACGAGCGCGTGTTGATCGACCCCACCTCGGAGTTCTCGGAGCTGGTGCCCGAGCCCGAGTTCGCGGATCTCACGTGGCACGTCACGGTGCCCGACGGTGCGCTGTCGCCGCTGCGAGTAGGGCTCACACCCGCGGGCGGCACGGTGATCGTGCCGTTCGAGGAGCCCGCCACCGAGACGGGGACGTGGGCAGTGTTCGTGGTGGTGGAGAGCCCACGTGGCGATGACGTGCTCACGCAGACGGGCGTGGCGCTGCTGCCTCCGTAGAGGCGGGAGAGGCCGTCGGTGGACTCTTCGCGGGGTCGGTGGTGCGCCGCTCCAAGGCCCGACAGCGCGCGCCCCGGTCATGGCCATCCAGCGTCTTGGTGGGCGGACTCTACAGCGACGGCGCCTTCATCGCAGATCGGTGCCCCGTGAGCTTCGCGCCATTCGTGGAGGCCCTACGGGCGACGGAATCGACTTGCGGCAGCGCCCGCTAAGGACGCAGCCGCAGCACGTAGATGTCCTCGCGCCCCAAGCCGGTTTCATGGGGCACGGCGCCGTTCACTCCGCCGAGCACCCGCACGCGGCCGGCTGCGTCGACGGCAATATCCCGAGGCACGAACCAGTCGACGGCGAACTGCTCGGTCCGGGTCAGCGACTCACTGTCGTCGTACCACTGCACGAACCCGCCGGGCACGCTGCCCCCGGTGACCGGTGCTTGCGAGGAGCTCCCCGCGATGACCACGCCCCCCGTCAGGTCGGGCGCCATCCACAGGTTGCGTGACCCCACCGTGCCAGGGTCGGTGTACATGTGGAGCAGGGTGCCGTCTGGCGCGTAGCGCACCAGCGCGATCGCATCAGCGGCTCCCGTGCGGGCAGCGAGCGCCACGATGTCGCCGTCGGAGGTGAGGACCACGGCCACCCCCACGTCGCTACCGTCGGTGCCGAACTGCCGCGCCCAGAGCGTGGTGCCGTCGGTGTCGAGCTTCAGGAGGTACGCGTCGCGCGCGCCGAGCTGTGTTTGGCCCGCCAGCACGGCCGCGCCGGGCAGCTCCCCCGTGATGTAGGCCGCCCCGGTGGCATCGACCACGACGCCGTTGGCCGCGTCGCTACCGGCATTCCCGAAGCCCATCTGCCGGGTCCAGCGCTCGTTCCCGTCGGTGTCGTAGACGCGCACGTAGGTGTCCGGCGCGTCCACCGCCATCTGCCCCGGGAGCACACCGTAGGTCCTGCCCACGATCCACACGTCACCCGTGGGCCCCACCGCGATGTCGTACACGTAGTCGGAGGTCGACGTGCCGAACTGCCGCGTCCACAGCACCGCTCCCGTAGACGCGTACTTCCGGACGAACACGTCGTCCACCCCGTTGGCCACCTGACCCGGCAAGGCAGCCGTGTGCACGTCCCCCGCGACGTAGACGGTGCCACCAGGTCCCACCGCCACGGCGTCGACCGCGTCGAAGCTGGCAGTCCCGAACTGGTCAGCCCACGTGACCACCCCGCCTGGGCCAGCGGCGACCACGGCGGCGTCGGACATCCCCAAGTGCGTGAAGCCGGGATAGGCCCCCTCGTCGATCGCCGCGCCGAAGCGCATCGACCCGTCGGGCAAGACCACGAACGAAGACGCGCTGTCGCGATGGGCGGTCCCGAACACGTCCACGTGATCCCACGGGGTGTCCGTGCACACCCGGTCGCGGTAACTCGTGGGGGGGGAGGCTTCGATCGTGTCGGGTGCTGGGCACTCGGTCCACGCCGTGCACGCCCTGGAGTTCGGACCGACCGCGAACGTGCCCTGAACACAGGCTTCGCACGTACGGTTCGTGGTGGCGCTGCCGTCGTCGAGCACCGTGAACCCGCCGACACACCGGTAGCGCTCCTGGCAGGTCGTCTCGGGATCGCCGTCGTGGTCCCAGGTGTCGTCCACGTCGCCGCACACGACGGCGGCAGCCGACCCGCCCTCGCAGTACGTGCCCGCGTCGCACGCGGCGCAGACGGGCGCGGAGCTCGAGGTCCCCGCCTGCACGAGTACCGTGCCCGCCACGCACGTCTCGCTGCGCTCGCAGCCGGTGCTGTTGACGCCGACCGAGTAGTATCCGGGTCGGCACGGCAGACAGTCACGGTCCGTCACCGCGTCGCCGAGCGCCACCTGATACTCCCCCGGCGCGCACTGCGTCCACGACGCGCAGCGGTCGGCGTTCTCGGTGGTGCTGAACGACCCGCTCCCGCATGGAGCGCAGCTGCGATCGCTCACTGGACGGGGTGCCTGGCTAACGTAGGTCCCCGGCGCGCACGATGTCCACGGCTGGCAATCGACGTCTGAGCCCGGGTCCGAGTCGAAGAAGCCGACACCGCAGGGGTCGTGGACGGCCGCGTCGTCCGGCGTGGCGGGTGGGTCCCCACAACCGAGTACGAGCGCGGCGAACAGCAACGGCCCCATGAAGGCTCTGGGTCTCGAATGTGAAGACATGCGCTTCCTCCTCGGCTCCGCGGGTGTACGCGGTAGGGACGCCCGCCGTCAACCAGTGGTGCACCCATGGACCCGCGAGCTGCCGCACTGCGTCGGCACCTTGAACGCGCGCCTCATGAGCTACGCCGGCGAAGCCGTGACCTTCGCCACCGAGGACGGCCTCAGCTGCACCCTGAACGCGGTGGACTTCCTGGGCCGCCTCTTCACACACCACGTTGGAATGACTCACAATTCCTATGGATCATGCTACGTTACGGCCCAATGCAACGTCTCCTCGCGCTCCTCGTGCTCGCCTCCTTCGCCTTCACCAACGCTCGCGCCGACGCGCAGTGCGTCCCGTCTCCCGAAGTCTGCGACGGCGCCGACAACGACTGTGATGAACAAGTGGACAACCCACCATTCGCCGACGCTCCCTCGGCGGGCCAGGCTGGTTGCTGGAACCAAGCTGGGAACTGCTGCTCCTTCTCGAACCTGAATTGGTGCCCGCCGTCTGGCGCGAGCTGCGGCGGCACGGGTGTGCTCTCGTCGCCGTGCGCGGCCGGGACGATCACGTGTGACGAAGGGGCATGGACGTGTGCCAACGTCCAGCGACCTCTGCCCGAGGTCTGTGACGGCTCGGACAACGACTGCAACGGCGTTGCGGACGACGGCACGGAGGCCGGCACCAGCTGCATGTCGGGCGTCGGGGCATGCGCGGCGATGGGCGTGCTCGAGTGCAGCATGACGGGCGCCTCCTGCTCCGCGGATCCAGGCCTGCCTGGCACCGAGCTGTGTGGAAACGACGTCGACGACGACTGCAACGGCATGGTCGATGAAGGCTTCACGATTGGCGCCTCGTGCACGGTTGGCGTTGGCGCCTGCCTAGCGACGGGCATGTATGTCTGTGACGCCGGGAGCGAGGTGTGCGACGCCACGGAGGGTACCCCTGCGGCGAGCGAGACCTGCGATGACGGCGTGGACGACGACTGCGATGGCATGACGGACAACGGGTGCACGCCCGACGCTGGGGTCCCCGACGACGCTGGCGTGGTCGGCGACGCGGGCATGGTGAGCGACGCTGGCACGACCGACGACGCTGG
Encoded here:
- a CDS encoding thioredoxin family protein; translated protein: MGRSLVALGALMVTWLVAGDANASFLDDVSESYRAALAEGRYGPALGMTYLAGLLTALTPCVYPMIAITVSIFGARQSDSRWRAAGLSSAYVLGIAALLTPLGVLSALAGSLFGAWTGNPWVMVPMSLLFLVMGASMFGAFDLALPTSVQTRLSQSGGVGFKGAFVMGLVSGLIAAPCAGPVISALLAYVSTTRDATFGALSMFTYSIGLGTLFFAVGTFALSLPKTGRWVDAVKSVFGLVMVIMAIYFVRDILRLPAPVTRDVRWLYAGAAMIPVGALLGAIHLSFKEGAWHQRARKGVGVLLITLGALALIRHQEALPEGAQITWETDYTAARTQAQQSGLPLLVDFGADWCSACRELDHMALSDARVVSEARRFVAVRIDLSDASDDVAQGHLRSYGQSGLPFVVMHHADGSEGPRVTAPMQAEPFLDLMRAVR
- a CDS encoding diacylglycerol kinase family lipid kinase; protein product: MIDPRKTYVIANPAGRGGWVGLNWHRLSDEIRAVLGADVQFLQTQSIGDGVRCAREAVEAGATTLVSFGGDGTHSEVADGIMRASAGQKVSLGILHAGTGGDFRRMLHASDDLGAACRVIAESEPVSVDCGWVEYVTESGESRGRHFLNIATTGIGGLVDRFVNESKHRLRGGAAYALATLRANMVYKPAEVTIEVDSENVGTYRVSAVGVCNGRWCGGGMMLAPNARLQDGLLDVVVLEAASTLRSLPVLQGVYKGTHTRSRLVHVFQGQRVRVTPHKNTAYMDIDGEAPGIAPASFQVRQKALRVHGVRPEFV